Proteins encoded together in one Bombus pascuorum chromosome 16, iyBomPasc1.1, whole genome shotgun sequence window:
- the LOC132915232 gene encoding enolase-phosphatase E1 codes for MAGEKRTQDQEETLLSEMVILIDIEGTTTSISFVKDTLFPYVRENLKKYIETKWEDEEFKQDFEKLKEQAKKDEEDKIDGFVPITGTNAEEERKSLIKNILWQMDGDRKTGALKQLQGHMWHEAYNSGTIKAHVYEDVPKALESWTSDGKKVYIYSSGSVEAQKLLFGHSIHGDLLKYFSGYFDTEVGAKQESSSYKNILNKIGAEPSSVIFLTDVVKEAAAAKEAGLSTAIVLREGNAPLTDEERVASTTIKSFLDLTFQTSTKRQKLETTEVQENKSKSTSDVSEPMDTSEDVEMSDKVEAKEAVQEEAKECIKDQQQKEAPITDVKMEEPMVIDTKDAPNTEKLENTAEKVELQPSEVSTKLDTSENVQADVSSNAESVAIPSKDDEKSAISEKVEKPIDTEKSVESIPEATPTANDPLDVGMSEPKSKSEEVSITENKTEESSNTVKETKSDEVKVSEVKPTETASKEKDSNSIDEKSEECANKPEKETKEESTEKVVITPSITETKTSENESSVKPAQETTKTEEKPAENGNVPLTSVEKITAPTITEPEATSSKADTNTEIKNTTEVAKETKSETETELTNVKSPKTKETEETTTSANDAEKQVSAEASKQELTEKPTKEETVADETKETNTVDSEKKKLNGTTQNGDTDVPLSDDKLQRNGLNEGSSNENVNSSTSGSTSAQNGEPESSSETSAESIKVKKVVDSAVADGAGEPDVVPPVVVAATS; via the exons ATGGCCGGGGAAAAACGTACTCAGGATCAAGAGGAAACTTTATTGTCGGAAATGGTGATCTTAATTGACATCGAAGGCACCACGACGAGCATAAGCTTCGTGAAG GACACACTTTTTCCTTATGTACGagagaatttaaagaaatatattgaaactAAATGGGAGGATGAAGAATTCAAACAAgactttgaaaaattaaaggaGCAG GcaaaaaaagatgaagaagataaaattgaTGGTTTTGTACCAATTACTGGTACTAATgcagaagaagagagaaaatcacttataaaaaatatattatggcAAATGGATGGTGATCGAAAAACTGGTGCATTGAAACAATTGCAGGGGCACATGTGGCATGAAGCTTATAATTCTGGAACAATTAAAGCACA TGTTTATGAAGATGTACCGAAAGCACTAGAATCGTGGACGAGCGATGGTAAAAAAGTCTATATTTATTCAAGTGGTAGTGTCGAAGCACAAAAACTTCTATTTGGACATTCTATACACGGTGACTTACTTAAG TATTTCAGTGGTTATTTTGATACTGAAGTAGGTGCAAAACAAGAATCAAgtagttataaaaatatattaaataaaattggagCTGAACCATCAAGCGTAATTTTCTTAACTGATGTTGTCAAAG AAGCTGCTGCTGCGAAAGAAGCAGGCTTATCAACGGCTATAGTACTGCGTGAAGGCAATGCTCCTCTTACAGATGAAGAAAGAGTGGCATCCACAACTATTAAGTCATTCCTAGATTTAACGTTTCAAACTTCTACAAAACGACAAAAGTTAGAAACTACGGAagttcaagaaaataaaagtaagagTACATCTGATGTTAGTGAACCAATGGATACTTCCGAAGATGTTGAAATGTCCGACAAAGTAGAAGCAAAAGAAGCTGTTCAAGAAGAAGCAAAAGAATGTATAAAAGATCAGCAACAAAAGGAAGCTCCAATCACAGACGTGAAAATGGAAGAGCCAATGGTTATCGATACAAAAGATGCACCAAACACTGAAAAGCTGGAAAATACAGCTGAAAAGGTAGAACTTCAGCCATCAGAGGTGAGTACAAAACTAGACACTTCCGAAAATGTGCAAGCTGACGTGAGTAGTAACGCCGAATCAGTAGCAATACCTTCAAAAGATGATGAGAAGTCTGCGATTTCtgaaaaagtagaaaagcCAATAGATACAGAGAAATCTGTAGAATCTATCCCAGAGGCAACTCCTACTGCGAATGACCCCTTGGACGTTGGAATGAGTGAGCCTAAATCAAAGTCTGAAGAAGTTTCTATTACAGAGAATAAGACTGAAGAATCGTCAAATACTGTTAAAGAAACTAAATCTGACGAGGTGAAAGTGTCAGAGGTAAAACCTACTGAAACTGCATCAAAAGAGAAGGACAGTAACAGTATAGACGAAAAATCAGAAGAATGTGCTAATAAaccagaaaaagaaacgaaagaggaaTCCACTGAAAAAGTTGTAATTACTCCTAGTATAACAGAAACTAAAACATCAGAAAATGAATCTTCGGTAAAACCTGCGCAAGAAACCACTAAGACAGAAGAAAAACCTGCAGAAAATGGTAATGTACCATTGACAAGTGTAGAAAAAATTACTGCGCCAACGATAACAGAGCCAGAAGCTACTAGTAGCAAAGCAGATACAAAcactgaaattaaaaatacgacaGAAGTAgctaaagaaacaaaatctgAAACAGAAACAGAATTGACTAACGTAAAATCCcctaaaacgaaagaaaccgaGGAAACAACAACGTCTGCAAACGATGCAGAAAAACAAGTAAGTGCAGAAGCATCAAAACAGGAATTGACAGAGAAAccaacgaaagaagaaactgTAGCggatgaaacaaaagaaacgaatacaGTGGAttctgaaaagaaaaaattaaatggtaCAACACAAAACGGAGATACAGATGTGCCACTGTCAGATGATAAATTACAGAGAAATGGACTAAACGAGGGGTCATCgaatgaaaatgttaattcGTCAACGAGCGGTAGTACATCTGCGCAAAATGGTGAACCAGAGAGTTCCTCTGAGACTAGTGCAGAATCTATAAAAGTCAAAAAGGTCGTTGATTCTGCAGTAGCCGATGGTGCCGGCGAACCTGACGTTGTTCCCCCTGTAGTTGTAGCTGCGACGTCTTAA
- the LOC132915231 gene encoding zinc finger protein 567-like: MDTSKDTLICRLCGVNLVEGKHKSIFEGSTNLIHKIKETLPISISIDDNGSKYVCLSCYDKITFYYKFIQEVLEYSKRLENASQIESFFDLSKEVTDFSQIHSDAIYTCPNCNVDLMILLVSNPQGCDYTFQISLAMVNHSEKKHIKKKNIQIHKNVVHLNNTKNNVHLKHGNKTTITEDIENMPNQEVSLTLPVLILTNYYKEENLNCIDALSSKQNTKMEVEKDTRKDLKESNSVHLSKISKLQEISHVSNNLIDYDYDSADPLVKNEPESDNNYWLDSETDYKSEKDICITTSQDTMLEQNDIQDENDIYKSCLKYVCKLCGARYLSHLKYEFHMERHKLGKIDKYECILCDKETSNENLLWDHYFHTHKSLQRYICVECGKLFMKRTRLNGHQKNYKHSGVKQIQIGTSEDAISEDVIQKAIATTKQEKVSINCNLCGKLISDLDPDAINDLVTCATCEDSTLSLMIDGNETKVISPRQYHCSKCPKHFVRKERLEFHEMRHNENMNEFICSTCGKEFRAENSLYEHYLFVHKGARPHICELCGKSFQLKARLKEHHRIHTGERPYQCDICGQRCRTTNALKLHRKIHFSHNRYICNVCNKSFSKKQNMNEHLEKHWKNDKSVTLPQLFTCPICVEDFPTYRMLKYHMVQVHEINNQDPILIKQKPWYECAECHEKFKHQMSLKAHKERVHEGRVNPIYQCDICNATYRVKQLLVNHIKSKHDGERRYKCAQCEKGFNDTKSLYNHVLLHTGKKPFVCEYCNMSFRRKDSRDHHRRKHTGEQPYQCPDCGESFSTYNYRSKHRKKEHGEGDPECPECGEKCCNQQEIRIHLNKHLGEKLKKLQNIKSE; this comes from the exons ATGGATACTTCAAAGGATACATTAATATGTCGTTTATGTGGTGTAAATCTTGTAGAAGGAAAGCATAAAAGTATCTTTGAAGGATCaacaaatttaatacataaaataaaggaaacatTGCCAATTTCA ATATCTATTGATGATAATGGttcaaaatatgtatgtttgtCATGTTATgacaaaattactttttactaCAAATTTATTCAAGAAGTACTGGAATATTCTAAAAGATTAGAAAATGCATCACAAATAGAATCCTTCTTTGATCTATCTAAAGAAGTAACAGACTTTTCACAAATTCATAGTGATGCTATATATACATGTCCAAATTGTAATGTAGacttaatgattttattagtTAGTAATCCTCAAGGCTGTGATTATACCTTCCAAATCTCATTAGCTATGGTAAATCATTCtgaaaaaaaacatataaagaaaaagaatatacaaatacataaaaatgtagTACATcttaataatactaaaaataatgtacattTAAAACATGGAAACAAAACAACAATTACTgaagatattgaaaatatgCCTAATCAAGAAGTAAGCCTAACATTACCTGTATTAATCTTAACAAACTACTACAAagaggaaaatttaaattgtattgaTGCATTATCTAGCAAACAAAACACAAAAATGGAAGTAGAAAAAGACACAAGAAAAGATCTTAAGGAATCTAATTCTGTTCATCtctcaaaaatatcaaaactaCAAGAAATATCACATGTgtctaataatttaatagattATGATTATGATTCTGCAGATCCATTAGTGAAAAATGAACCTGAGagtgataataattattggcTAGACAGTGAGACTGATTATAAAAGTGagaaagatatatgtataacaacATCACAAGACACCATGCTTGAACAAAATGATATACAAgatgaaaatgatatatataaatcttgtttaaaatatgtatgtaaattatgTGGTGCTCGCTATCTTTCACACTTAAAATATGAGTTTCACATGGAAAGACACAAGCTAggtaaaatagataaatatgaATGTATATTATGTGATAAAGAAACAAGTAATGAAAACTTATTATGGGATCATTATTTTCATACACACAagagtttacaacgttatatttGTGTAGAgtgtggaaaattatttatgaaacgaaCTAGATTGAATGGACatcaaaaaaattataaacattctggtgtaaaacaaatacaaattggTACTAGTGAAGATGCTATTAGTGAAGATGTCATACAAAAAGCTATAGCAACAACAAAACAGGAGAAAGTATCTATAAACTGTAATCTTTGTGGTAAACTAATTTCAGACTTAGATCCAGATGCTATTAATGACTTAGTTACATGTGCTACTTGTGAAGATTCTACACTTTCTTTAATGATAGATGGAAATGAGACAAAAGTAATTTCTCCACGTCAATATCATTGTTCTAAGTGTCCCAAACACTTTGTACGAAAAGAAAGACTAGAATTTCATGAAATGAGGcataatgaaaatatgaatgaatTCATTTGTAGTACTTGTGGAAAAGAGTTTAGAGCAGAAAATTCTTTATATGAACATTACCTCTTTGTTCATAAAGGAGCAAGACCTCACATTTGTGAACTATGTGGTAAGTCATTTCAGTTAAAAGCTAGATTAAAAGAACATCATCGAATTCATACAGGTGAGAGACCATATCAATGTGATATCTGTGGTCAACGATGTAGAACTACGAACGCTTTAAAGCTTcatagaaaaattcatttttctcataacagatatatttgtaacgtatgtaataaatcatttagtaaaaaacaaaatatgaatGAACATTTAGAGAAGCAttggaaaaatgataaaagtgTAACACTACCACAATTATTTACATGTCCAATTTGTGTAGAAGATTTTCCAACCTACCGTATGTTAAAATATCATATGGTACAAgttcatgaaataaataatcaggatccaattttgataaaacaaaaaccatGGTATGAATGTGCAGAATGTcatgagaaatttaaacatCAAATGTCTTTAAAAGCACATAAAGAGAGAGTACATGAAGGAAGAGTAAACCCTATTTATCAGTGTGACATATGTAATGCAACATATAGAGTAAAACAACTTTTAGTAAATCATATTAAAAGTAAGCATGATGGTGAAAGACGTTATAAATGTGCTCAATGTGAAAAAGGATTTAATGACACTAAATCTTTATATAATCatgtattattacatactGGAAAAAAACCATTTGTCTGTGAATATTGTAATATGAGTTTTAGAAGAAAAGACTCCAGAGATCATCACCGTAGAAAACATACTGGTGAACAACCTTATCAATGTCCAGATTGTGGTGAATCATTTTCTACCTATAATTATAGATCTAAACATCGAAAGAAAGAACACGGAGAAGGAGATCCAGAGTGTCCAGAATGTGGAGAAAAATGTTGTAATCAGCAAGAAATTagaatacatttaaataaacatctgggagagaaattaaaaaaattacaaaatataaaatctgaGTAG
- the LOC132915234 gene encoding gamma-tubulin complex component 4: MLHEILMSLWGCSTNALQILESDTVDLEKYLHPGERVLLKEILDIVEQCNIIRNFIQEYTTSDDLNSTQNLQDVPRGLYLQALCEGIDQSLEPFRKEIVDLEDVVLRDSYTPLSLILCRIQKYICLFSVLNSIIREIRTQKIHGCKLLQCLHQNMYTGIPDVRSAIEKMSHCVHTVFYKHLTSWLLYGHLEDMYNEFFIQKISERENSLILVDNKDNFDKINTKFTADMWNYDIQIDILPSYIRPSLATKILTIGQTIIMFGNDPRQKKDFAIVDQTETSIWGEKEYEYFLKLQNLQKKHIFNIVEFERTIDELKQCITELLWRVAVEEAQLVQQLKLVKDFFLMGRGDLFLEFIRLTAHILNKSPTQHTSRDINLAFQMALRKMHLNDENAMDSFNFIVPVPPHENEDIEVEGTEFTEKEREDPIERRGWGMITLKYKVIWPLHLLFNPSALNDYNTLFKFLLRVKKTQIDLWNLWSEHMYYKNIDIGVIQLRNNLIFIIDNLQYYLQVDVLESQYTIMETNMKNTRNFEDVQKAHCVFLANVMSQTFLLGSSTERKNPVNKLIKLLLRLCDDFILQASMWEVGNLLLTEQEELKTLSDTLDSLMGWLTKTLNRVRAQPSGEHLAQLLLRLDFNRWFSKKI, translated from the exons atgttgcatgaaatattaatgtCATTATGGGGATGTTCAACCAATGCTTTGCAAATATTGGAATCagat ACTGTagatcttgaaaaatatttgcatccTGGTGAACGTGTATTACTTAAAGAAATATTGGATATAGTTGAACAATGCAATATTATTAGGAATTTCATTCAAGAATATACCACATCTGATGatttaaattctactcaaa ATTTACAAGATGTTCCTCGTGGTTTATACTTACAAGCTCTTTGTGAAGGAATAGATCAATCTTTGGAACCATTTCGTAAGGAGATTGTTGATTTAGAAGATGTAGTTCTTCGTGATAGTTATACTCCATTGTCACTAATACTTTGTCGTatccaaaaatatatttgtctattttctgttttaaattctattataagAGAG attcgcacacaaaaaattcatggttgtaaactattacaaTGTTTGCATCAAAATATGTATACTGGTATTCCTGATGTTAGATCTGCAATAGAGAA AATGTCTCACTGTGTGCATACagttttttataaacatttaactAGTTGGCTTTTATATGGCCATTTAGAAGATATgtacaatgaattttttattcaaaaaatatctGAGAGGGAAAACAGTTTAATACTAGTAGACAACAaagataattttgataaaataaatacaaaatttactgCAGATATGTGGAATTATGACATTCAAATTGATATACTTCCCTCTTACATTAGACCATCTTTAGCAACTAAAATCTTAACTATAGGGCAAACTATTATAATGTTTGGAAATGACCCAAGACAGAAAAAag ATTTTGCTATAGTTGATCAAACTGAAACTTCTATATggggagaaaaagaatatgaatattttcttaaacttcaaaatttacaaaaaaaacatatttttaatattgttgaATTTGAACGTACAATCGATGAATTGAAACAATGTATAACAGAACTTTTATGGCGAGTTGCTGTTGAAGAAGCACAACTTGTGCAACAACTTAAATTAGTAAAAGATTTCTTTCTTATGGGACGTGGTGATTTGTTTCTTGAGTTTATTAGACTTACGGctcatatattaaataaatctccGACACAGCATACCTCTAGGGATATTAATTTAGCTTTCCAAATGGCCTTAAGGAAAATGCATTTAAATGATGAAAATGCCATGgatagttttaattttatagttcCAGTTCCACCACATGAAAATGAAGATATTGAGGTAGAAGGTACGGAATTTACTGAAAAGGAACGTGAAGATCCTATTG aaagaCGTGGGTGGGGTATGATTactttaaagtacaaagtcATATGGccattacatttattatttaatccaTCAGCTTTAAATGATTACAAtacattattcaaatttttgctAAGGGTTAAAAAAACACAAATTGATTTATGGAACCTTTGGAGTGAgcatatgtattataaaaacat TGATATTGGTGTAATTCAgctaagaaataatttaattttcattattgataatttacaatattatttacaagttGATGTATTAGAAAGTCAATATACTATAATGGaaacaaatatgaaaaatactcGAAATTTTGAAGATGTACAAAAAGCACACTGTGTTTTCTTGGCTAATGTTATGTCACAAACATTTTTACTAGGGAGTtcaacagaaagaaaaaatcct gtcaacaaattaataaaacttttattgcGACTTTGTGATGATTTTATCTTACAAGCATCTATGTGGGAAGTAGGTAATTTGCTTTTAACAGAACAAGAAGAGCTTAAAACATTATCTGATACTCTTGATAGTTTAATGGGTTGGTTAACCAAAACATTGAATAGAGTACGTGCACAACCAAGTGGAGAGCATTTAGCTCAATTATTGTTGAGATTGGATTTCAATAGATGGTTcagtaaaaagatataa
- the LOC132915252 gene encoding vesicle transport protein USE1 isoform X3 has protein sequence MILIRIGSLKSKPSKDTMMGYIKRIDFLKGLVNTTKLTSPVDRVAAVQMLPKSSTTFNDSIGPNITTQIHQKTSAKYNRELRAELFHSDKEDGIRQRLTSTNMHDDDLGAILKYNRNIQEKIAENMLSMTSSIKEHALAANAIIKKDIGLLEKSDKLTDVNTSKLKTESLKLQEQTQSYWRCWMWVMIAFVLVVFFNMVLFIKVAKKSI, from the exons ATGATCCTCATAAGGATTGGAAGCTTGAAaag TAAACCATCTAAGGATACCATGATGGGTTACATTAAACGAATAGATTTCCTGAAGGGATTAGTAAATACAACTAAACTTACAAGTCCAGTAGATAGAGTTGCAGCTGTACAAATGTTACCAAAAAGTTCTACAACGTTTAATGATTCAATAGGTCCAAATATAACAACCCAGATACATCAAAAAACTTCAGCAAAATATAATAGAGAATTGCGTGCTGAATTATTCCATAGTGATAAGG AAGATGGTATAAGACAAAGATTAACTAGTACAAACATGCATGATGATGATTTAggtgcaattttaaaatataatagaaatattcaagaaaaaatTGCTGAGAATATGCTTTCTATGACTAGTAGCATAAAAGAGCATGCTTTAGCAGCAAATGccattataaaaaaagatattggtTTACTTGAAAAATCTGATAAATTAACTGATGTTAAtacaagtaaattaaaaacagaatCACTAAAACtgcaagaacaaacacaatcATATTGGCGGTGCTGGATGTGGGTGATGATCGCATTTGTTTTAGTTGTATTTTTCA atatggtattatttataaaagttgcaAAGAagagtatttaa
- the LOC132915252 gene encoding vesicle transport protein USE1 isoform X2 yields MNQMSREEIDIRRLLTRCEFMAKDDPHKDWKLEKYILALDDMIKQLQTLPRKPSKDTMMGYIKRIDFLKGLVNTTKLTSPVDRVAAVQMLPKSSTTFNDSIGPNITTQIHQKTSAKYNRELRAELFHSDKEDGIRQRLTSTNMHDDDLGAILKYNRNIQEKIAENMLSMTSSIKEHALAANAIIKKDIGLLEKSDKLTDVNTSKLKTESLKLQEQTQSYWRCWMWVMIAFVLVVFFNMVLFIKVAKKSI; encoded by the exons ATGAATCAAATGTCCAGAGAAGAAATTGATATCAGACGACTTTTAACAAGATGTGAATTCATGGCAAAAGATGATCCTCATAAGGATTGGAAGCTTGAAaag TACATCCTTGCTTTGGATGATATGATCAAACAATTACAAACATTACCACG TAAACCATCTAAGGATACCATGATGGGTTACATTAAACGAATAGATTTCCTGAAGGGATTAGTAAATACAACTAAACTTACAAGTCCAGTAGATAGAGTTGCAGCTGTACAAATGTTACCAAAAAGTTCTACAACGTTTAATGATTCAATAGGTCCAAATATAACAACCCAGATACATCAAAAAACTTCAGCAAAATATAATAGAGAATTGCGTGCTGAATTATTCCATAGTGATAAGG AAGATGGTATAAGACAAAGATTAACTAGTACAAACATGCATGATGATGATTTAggtgcaattttaaaatataatagaaatattcaagaaaaaatTGCTGAGAATATGCTTTCTATGACTAGTAGCATAAAAGAGCATGCTTTAGCAGCAAATGccattataaaaaaagatattggtTTACTTGAAAAATCTGATAAATTAACTGATGTTAAtacaagtaaattaaaaacagaatCACTAAAACtgcaagaacaaacacaatcATATTGGCGGTGCTGGATGTGGGTGATGATCGCATTTGTTTTAGTTGTATTTTTCA atatggtattatttataaaagttgcaAAGAagagtatttaa
- the LOC132915252 gene encoding vesicle transport protein USE1 isoform X1 codes for MKSVSCEMNQMSREEIDIRRLLTRCEFMAKDDPHKDWKLEKYILALDDMIKQLQTLPRKPSKDTMMGYIKRIDFLKGLVNTTKLTSPVDRVAAVQMLPKSSTTFNDSIGPNITTQIHQKTSAKYNRELRAELFHSDKEDGIRQRLTSTNMHDDDLGAILKYNRNIQEKIAENMLSMTSSIKEHALAANAIIKKDIGLLEKSDKLTDVNTSKLKTESLKLQEQTQSYWRCWMWVMIAFVLVVFFNMVLFIKVAKKSI; via the exons ATGAAGTCAGTTAGTTGCG AAATGAATCAAATGTCCAGAGAAGAAATTGATATCAGACGACTTTTAACAAGATGTGAATTCATGGCAAAAGATGATCCTCATAAGGATTGGAAGCTTGAAaag TACATCCTTGCTTTGGATGATATGATCAAACAATTACAAACATTACCACG TAAACCATCTAAGGATACCATGATGGGTTACATTAAACGAATAGATTTCCTGAAGGGATTAGTAAATACAACTAAACTTACAAGTCCAGTAGATAGAGTTGCAGCTGTACAAATGTTACCAAAAAGTTCTACAACGTTTAATGATTCAATAGGTCCAAATATAACAACCCAGATACATCAAAAAACTTCAGCAAAATATAATAGAGAATTGCGTGCTGAATTATTCCATAGTGATAAGG AAGATGGTATAAGACAAAGATTAACTAGTACAAACATGCATGATGATGATTTAggtgcaattttaaaatataatagaaatattcaagaaaaaatTGCTGAGAATATGCTTTCTATGACTAGTAGCATAAAAGAGCATGCTTTAGCAGCAAATGccattataaaaaaagatattggtTTACTTGAAAAATCTGATAAATTAACTGATGTTAAtacaagtaaattaaaaacagaatCACTAAAACtgcaagaacaaacacaatcATATTGGCGGTGCTGGATGTGGGTGATGATCGCATTTGTTTTAGTTGTATTTTTCA atatggtattatttataaaagttgcaAAGAagagtatttaa